A region of Corynebacterium glucuronolyticum DSM 44120 DNA encodes the following proteins:
- a CDS encoding uracil-xanthine permease family protein, producing MNWNWGWTVHGDGRHIEPGGVVAPEERLSWPRTIGIGMQHVIAMFGATLLVPTLTGFPVNTTLLFSGLGTIIFLLITRNRLPSYLGSSFAFIAPLTATAGESMSARLGGVVVTGVLLIVVGLIVKAAGKKVLDAVMPPTVTGAIVALIGLNLAPTAATNFASSPLVASVTLFSILICTVAGRGMVSRLGILIGVVIGWVFAALTGNLSEGAEEAIAAAPWIGLPTFHTPEFHPAVIFVTLPVIIVLIAENVGHVKAVSAMTGQDMDDLAGDALLADGVATTFAGCFGGSGTTTYAENVGVMAATKVYSTAAYWVAALTAIALAFIPKFGALIFTIPTGVLGGATLVLYGLIGMLGIRIWQDNNVNFNNPVNLTAAAVALVAGIGNLTLTIFGIELQGIAWGSAGIIILFPIMKWLYEHVGEGTNIYAR from the coding sequence GTGAATTGGAATTGGGGCTGGACCGTCCACGGAGACGGCAGGCATATCGAACCAGGCGGCGTGGTCGCGCCGGAAGAAAGGCTGTCATGGCCACGGACCATTGGTATCGGGATGCAGCATGTCATCGCCATGTTCGGGGCGACGCTGCTCGTGCCCACGCTGACCGGATTCCCCGTCAACACGACGCTCTTGTTCTCCGGGCTGGGCACGATTATCTTCCTGCTCATTACCCGCAACCGTCTTCCTTCCTACCTTGGAAGCTCCTTCGCCTTTATCGCGCCACTGACGGCGACGGCGGGGGAGTCCATGTCCGCCCGGCTGGGTGGCGTGGTGGTTACCGGTGTCTTGCTCATCGTTGTGGGGCTCATCGTCAAGGCCGCAGGCAAGAAGGTCCTCGATGCCGTCATGCCGCCGACCGTTACTGGCGCTATCGTGGCGCTGATCGGGCTCAACCTGGCACCGACAGCGGCAACGAACTTTGCTAGCTCACCGCTGGTTGCCTCGGTAACCCTGTTTTCCATTCTGATCTGCACCGTGGCTGGCCGTGGAATGGTCTCCCGCCTCGGTATTCTCATCGGCGTGGTCATCGGGTGGGTTTTCGCGGCGCTGACAGGAAACCTCTCGGAAGGCGCAGAGGAAGCAATCGCCGCAGCTCCGTGGATTGGCCTGCCGACGTTCCACACGCCGGAGTTTCACCCCGCAGTTATCTTCGTAACCCTGCCCGTCATCATCGTGCTCATTGCCGAAAATGTCGGTCACGTGAAAGCCGTCTCCGCCATGACAGGCCAGGACATGGATGATCTGGCGGGCGACGCACTGCTTGCCGACGGTGTGGCAACGACCTTCGCTGGCTGCTTCGGCGGCTCCGGTACGACGACCTACGCCGAAAATGTCGGTGTCATGGCTGCGACGAAGGTCTACTCCACAGCCGCATACTGGGTGGCAGCGCTGACGGCGATCGCGCTGGCCTTCATCCCCAAGTTCGGGGCGCTCATATTCACCATTCCCACCGGTGTGCTCGGTGGCGCGACGCTTGTCCTGTACGGGCTCATCGGCATGCTGGGCATCCGCATCTGGCAGGACAACAACGTGAACTTCAACAACCCCGTCAACCTCACAGCAGCTGCCGTCGCGCTCGTCGCCGGAATCGGCAACCTGACACTCACGATCTTCGGCATTGAGCTGCAGGGAATCGCGTGGGGCTCGGCAGGAATCATTATCCTGTTCCCGATCATGAAATGGCTCTACGAGCACGTCGGCGAGGGGACGAACATCTACGCCCGGTAG
- a CDS encoding Rv2732c family membrane protein, whose protein sequence is MSESQEKTENTAHSSQDLASAERAAGGKIYIGGAAFLLPIAVVLFIVAQFLRYFGSLTGLDVFMVTDAAQTYMLSAPIYISSWLGLIALIILVPATLITRSTLVSWAGWATVTAAFFTSLLVWWLSLTPPGDLPWGVGIGFVIQEAAYILAILGFVLTLFTRTPEQLALADERRRVAAEREASNEQAVILTQSRNAEHPLLTDDRRARAHHRSESTYGRETK, encoded by the coding sequence ATGTCCGAATCACAAGAGAAGACGGAAAACACCGCGCACAGCTCTCAGGACTTAGCCTCGGCTGAACGTGCTGCCGGCGGAAAGATCTATATCGGCGGGGCGGCTTTCCTGCTGCCCATCGCCGTTGTTTTGTTCATCGTCGCCCAGTTTCTCCGCTACTTTGGTTCGCTCACAGGCCTCGACGTTTTTATGGTCACTGATGCTGCCCAAACATATATGTTGAGCGCGCCCATTTACATTTCGTCTTGGCTTGGGCTCATCGCGCTCATCATTTTGGTTCCGGCTACCCTCATTACTCGGTCCACCCTTGTTTCATGGGCCGGATGGGCGACCGTTACGGCAGCGTTTTTCACTTCTCTCCTCGTATGGTGGTTGTCCCTGACTCCTCCTGGTGATCTTCCATGGGGCGTTGGCATCGGTTTCGTTATCCAAGAAGCTGCCTACATTCTTGCCATCCTCGGTTTTGTACTCACACTTTTTACCCGCACACCCGAGCAACTCGCGCTGGCTGATGAGAGACGCCGCGTGGCAGCTGAGCGTGAGGCCTCCAATGAACAGGCGGTCATCCTTACACAGTCGCGCAACGCAGAGCATCCCCTTCTTACCGACGATCGGCGCGCCCGTGCCCATCATCGCAGCGAGTCCACCTACGGTCGAGAAACCAAATAG
- the dapF gene encoding diaminopimelate epimerase, protein MISSRFAEATVLKGHGTENDFVILVDTDNCLAPTPEEVAALCDRHAGIGADGLLRVVRARDINASSAADWFMDYRNADGSVAEMCGNGMRVFAHYLVVSGLEKEKDFLVGTRAGDKHVTVHAADERTADVSVEMGEASVTGVSTCVLGQTTFAGLGVDVGNPHLACIIPTLTKDQLEALPIQDGFAVDTEFFPAGVNVEIATELVDGAVYMRVNERGVGETRSCGTGTVATAVAALADAELADGTVAVHVLGGTVQVTVKDGKAALRGPSEIVFRVQV, encoded by the coding sequence ATGATTTCTTCTAGGTTCGCTGAGGCGACTGTTCTTAAAGGACACGGGACGGAGAATGACTTTGTCATCCTCGTCGATACTGATAATTGCCTAGCCCCCACGCCCGAGGAGGTTGCCGCGCTGTGTGATCGCCATGCCGGAATTGGTGCCGACGGGCTGCTGCGGGTTGTTCGCGCCCGCGATATTAATGCGAGCTCGGCAGCGGACTGGTTTATGGACTACCGCAACGCCGATGGTTCGGTAGCGGAGATGTGCGGAAACGGCATGCGTGTCTTTGCACACTATCTTGTGGTCTCTGGCCTGGAAAAAGAAAAGGATTTCCTTGTGGGTACGCGTGCGGGGGATAAGCACGTGACGGTGCACGCTGCAGATGAACGAACTGCAGATGTGTCTGTGGAAATGGGGGAAGCCTCTGTCACCGGTGTGTCCACCTGTGTGCTGGGCCAGACAACGTTTGCCGGGCTCGGCGTCGATGTGGGGAACCCGCACTTGGCATGTATCATCCCGACGCTGACGAAGGACCAGCTGGAGGCTCTCCCGATCCAGGATGGGTTCGCGGTGGATACGGAGTTCTTCCCCGCAGGGGTCAACGTTGAGATCGCGACGGAGCTTGTCGACGGTGCTGTGTACATGCGGGTCAATGAACGTGGGGTAGGCGAGACTCGCTCCTGTGGTACCGGTACGGTTGCTACTGCTGTGGCTGCTCTTGCCGACGCGGAGTTAGCTGATGGTACGGTCGCCGTCCATGTCCTGGGGGGCACAGTTCAGGTGACGGTGAAAGACGGAAAAGCGGCCCTACGGGGCCCCTCGGAGATCGTCTTTCGCGTGCAGGTTTAG
- a CDS encoding PTS fructose transporter subunit IIABC, with protein sequence METKIINPSLVRLDADLGSTPDEVISGLAAVVTDAGRSTSVDELAAAAHAREAKSHTGVPGGVAIPHCRCAAVTEPTLGFARLKDPVDFGAPDGPADLTFLIAAPEGGGREHLKILSTLARALVNKEFVASLRAAGSDEEVVALITEVLNNPPKKKKKKPASTEATAAGAGAAAAAAAPAEKQEDAAAPVTRIVAITACPTGIAHTYMAADSLTNTADEMDGVELTVETQGSSAVTPMDPEVIAAADAVIFATDVGVKDRERFAGKPVIESGVKRAINEPRIMIEEAIAASKDPNAHRVSGNAGAAKAEAADSGSSLSWPKRIQQAIMTGVSYMVPFVAAGGLLLALGFLFGGYDMANAWETIVKDYSITNLPGHDITVDGEVINLTKAGFSLYLGAVLFATGQMAMGFIVAALSGYTAFAIAGRPGIAPGFVGGAISVLLGAGFIGGLVTGVLAGFVAWWIGSWKVHRVIASLMPVVIIPLLTSLIVGLAMFFLLGAPLAGIMNGLTNWLNSMTGTSAVLLGIILGLMMCFDLGGPVNKAAYLFGTAGLSAGDEASLKIMAAVMAAGMVPPIALSIATFVRPRVFTPAEQENGKSSWLLGLSFVSEGAIPFAAADPLRVIPSMMVGGAVTGALSMLFGAGSRAPHGGVFVLFAIEPKIGWLISIIAGVIVSAAAVVLLKMVWPQKIVEKQAEAAKAEAHA encoded by the coding sequence ATGGAGACAAAGATTATTAACCCCTCCTTGGTGAGGTTGGACGCCGATCTCGGCTCCACGCCTGACGAGGTTATTTCGGGGCTCGCTGCCGTCGTCACGGATGCCGGCCGCTCAACCAGCGTCGACGAGCTTGCTGCGGCTGCACATGCCCGCGAGGCCAAGTCCCACACCGGCGTGCCCGGCGGTGTGGCAATCCCCCACTGCCGCTGTGCGGCGGTTACCGAGCCAACCCTCGGCTTTGCTCGCCTCAAGGACCCGGTGGACTTCGGTGCACCGGATGGCCCCGCAGATCTTACGTTCCTTATCGCTGCCCCAGAGGGCGGCGGACGCGAACACCTGAAGATTCTGTCCACGCTCGCCCGTGCGCTGGTGAACAAGGAGTTCGTGGCCAGCCTCCGCGCCGCTGGCTCTGACGAGGAAGTCGTTGCCCTCATCACAGAGGTGCTGAACAACCCGCCGAAAAAGAAAAAGAAGAAGCCGGCTTCCACGGAGGCCACAGCGGCTGGTGCTGGTGCTGCAGCGGCAGCCGCCGCCCCCGCTGAGAAGCAGGAGGACGCAGCCGCACCCGTGACCCGTATCGTGGCTATTACCGCGTGCCCCACGGGTATCGCCCACACGTACATGGCTGCCGACTCGCTGACCAACACCGCCGACGAGATGGACGGCGTGGAGCTCACCGTCGAGACGCAGGGTTCGTCCGCTGTGACGCCGATGGATCCCGAGGTTATTGCCGCTGCTGACGCCGTGATCTTCGCTACCGACGTGGGAGTGAAGGATCGCGAGCGCTTTGCGGGGAAGCCCGTTATTGAGTCCGGCGTGAAGCGCGCCATCAATGAGCCCCGCATCATGATTGAAGAGGCCATTGCGGCCAGCAAGGATCCGAACGCACACCGCGTTTCCGGAAATGCCGGTGCAGCCAAGGCGGAGGCGGCCGATTCCGGTTCGTCGCTGAGCTGGCCGAAGCGCATCCAGCAGGCCATCATGACCGGTGTGAGCTACATGGTTCCGTTCGTCGCGGCGGGCGGTTTGCTCCTGGCCCTTGGCTTCCTGTTCGGTGGTTACGATATGGCCAATGCGTGGGAGACTATCGTGAAGGACTACTCCATCACGAACCTCCCGGGTCACGACATCACTGTCGATGGTGAGGTGATAAACCTGACCAAGGCCGGGTTTAGCCTGTACCTCGGTGCCGTCCTCTTCGCTACGGGACAAATGGCCATGGGCTTCATCGTGGCGGCGCTGTCTGGTTACACCGCGTTTGCTATCGCTGGCCGCCCAGGCATCGCGCCTGGCTTTGTCGGTGGTGCGATTTCTGTACTCCTCGGCGCCGGCTTCATCGGTGGCCTGGTTACCGGTGTTCTCGCCGGTTTTGTGGCGTGGTGGATCGGTTCGTGGAAGGTTCACCGCGTCATCGCGTCGCTCATGCCTGTGGTGATCATTCCGCTTCTCACATCCCTCATCGTCGGCCTTGCAATGTTCTTCCTCCTCGGCGCTCCGCTCGCCGGGATCATGAACGGCCTGACCAACTGGCTGAACTCCATGACGGGTACGTCGGCTGTCCTGCTCGGCATTATTCTCGGCCTCATGATGTGTTTCGACCTCGGTGGCCCGGTGAATAAGGCTGCGTACCTGTTCGGTACTGCGGGGCTGTCCGCTGGTGACGAGGCTTCGCTAAAGATCATGGCTGCAGTCATGGCTGCCGGCATGGTTCCGCCCATCGCACTGTCCATCGCCACGTTCGTCCGCCCGCGCGTGTTCACTCCGGCGGAGCAGGAGAACGGCAAGTCTTCTTGGCTGCTGGGTCTGTCCTTCGTTTCCGAGGGCGCGATCCCGTTCGCCGCGGCTGATCCGCTGCGCGTCATCCCGTCCATGATGGTAGGTGGCGCAGTGACCGGTGCGCTGTCGATGCTCTTTGGAGCGGGCTCCCGCGCCCCACACGGTGGTGTGTTCGTCCTCTTCGCCATCGAACCGAAGATCGGCTGGTTGATTTCCATTATCGCTGGTGTCATCGTCTCCGCTGCAGCCGTTGTACTGCTGAAGATGGTCTGGCCGCAGAAGATCGTGGAGAAGCAGGCCGAGGCAGCAAAGGCTGAGGCTCACGCCTAG
- the hflX gene encoding GTPase HflX produces MTDSTFGTKNPDHDAVLRAVFRDHEDTTVDRYSAEPLTRPHTPSVGELDLEDRSRLRGVMSHTDMTRTEREDGYDVEYRKLRLERVVLVGVWTEGTAAEIDAAMEELKALAETAGSEVVDTLYQKRDKPDPGTYIGQGKVSELKVAINAHEADTVVCDGELSPGQMIALEKALDVKVIDRTMLILDIFAQHAKSREGKTQVALAQMEYLITRVRGWGGALSRQAGGRAGSNGGVGLRGPGETKIEADRRRLRSEMAKLRKELASMKKARDVKAMRRRGSTIPKIAIAGYTNSGKSSLINALTGAGVLVEDALFATLDPTTRRAQLVDGRSIIFSDTVGFVRHLPTQLVEAFRSTLEEVLGADLILHVVDGSDPFPLKQIEAVRGVILDIVREEGVEAPPEIIVVNKIDQADPLVLAELRHALDDVAFVSARTGEGIAELESRIELFLNTLDSHVTLHIPFSRGDVVARVHEEGTVLSESYTEQGTVIDARIPQQLAAQLGEFVAQ; encoded by the coding sequence ATGACTGACTCTACTTTTGGAACGAAAAACCCAGATCACGATGCCGTGCTGCGCGCCGTGTTCCGCGACCACGAGGACACGACCGTGGATCGCTACAGCGCCGAGCCACTGACACGCCCCCATACGCCGTCCGTCGGCGAGCTTGACCTGGAGGATCGCTCCCGCCTGCGTGGCGTGATGAGCCATACCGATATGACCCGCACCGAGCGGGAGGACGGCTACGACGTGGAGTACCGAAAGCTCCGCCTCGAACGCGTCGTCCTCGTCGGGGTGTGGACCGAGGGCACAGCTGCGGAAATCGACGCGGCGATGGAGGAGCTCAAAGCGCTGGCGGAGACCGCAGGCTCAGAGGTCGTGGATACGCTATACCAAAAGCGCGACAAGCCCGATCCAGGCACCTACATCGGGCAGGGCAAGGTCAGCGAGCTAAAAGTGGCGATCAACGCCCACGAGGCTGATACCGTCGTCTGCGATGGTGAGCTGTCCCCGGGGCAGATGATCGCTCTGGAGAAGGCCCTGGATGTCAAGGTCATCGACCGCACCATGCTCATCCTGGATATTTTCGCCCAGCACGCCAAGTCCCGCGAAGGTAAAACCCAGGTGGCTCTGGCGCAGATGGAATACCTTATCACGCGCGTTCGCGGTTGGGGCGGTGCGCTGTCCCGCCAGGCCGGTGGCCGTGCCGGGTCCAATGGCGGTGTGGGGCTGCGTGGTCCGGGCGAGACGAAGATTGAGGCCGACCGACGGCGCCTGCGCAGTGAGATGGCCAAGCTGCGCAAGGAACTCGCGTCGATGAAGAAAGCCCGTGACGTGAAAGCAATGCGGCGCCGCGGCTCAACGATCCCGAAGATTGCTATCGCCGGTTACACCAACTCCGGTAAATCCTCGCTCATCAATGCGCTGACAGGGGCCGGAGTGCTGGTCGAGGATGCGCTATTCGCCACCCTCGACCCCACGACGCGCCGAGCACAGCTTGTCGACGGCCGGTCGATCATCTTCTCCGACACCGTCGGTTTCGTCCGCCACCTGCCCACGCAGCTCGTGGAGGCGTTTCGTTCAACCCTTGAGGAAGTTCTCGGAGCCGACCTCATCCTGCATGTCGTTGACGGGTCGGATCCGTTCCCGCTCAAGCAGATCGAAGCCGTGCGTGGAGTCATCCTGGATATCGTGCGGGAAGAGGGGGTGGAGGCGCCTCCGGAGATCATCGTCGTGAACAAGATCGACCAGGCGGATCCGCTCGTGTTGGCGGAGCTCCGCCACGCGCTCGATGATGTTGCTTTCGTTTCCGCGCGCACCGGGGAAGGCATCGCTGAGCTGGAAAGTCGCATCGAGCTCTTCCTCAACACGTTGGACAGTCACGTGACGCTCCACATTCCCTTCTCCCGCGGTGATGTGGTCGCCCGCGTGCACGAGGAAGGAACCGTGTTGAGCGAGAGCTACACGGAACAGGGCACCGTGATTGATGCCCGCATCCCCCAGCAGCTGGCCGCCCAGCTCGGCGAATTTGTGGCGCAATAG
- the miaA gene encoding tRNA (adenosine(37)-N6)-dimethylallyltransferase MiaA, translating into MSCEPVAIVGPTASGKSDLSLDVCELVGGEVVNMDSMQLYRGMDIGTAKVPVEERRGIAHHLLDIWDVTQEASVQRYQYVAEETINELRGRGVRPVLVGGSMMYYQSLVDAWRFPPTDAAVRSRWEKRGEEIGVQALHAELAQQDPEAARIIEQNDLRRTVRALEVIELTGRPYAASMPTRRATPRWGMRVVGLATETEWLNPRIEKRSRQMFATGLVEETRSLVEQGLTRESTAGRAIGYAQVLDMDAGLLSPDEAVERTITGTRRYVRRQRSWFKRDPRITWFPAQTVDAERVCEALHLGA; encoded by the coding sequence ATGAGTTGCGAACCAGTGGCCATCGTTGGCCCAACGGCCTCGGGAAAGTCGGACCTGTCGCTCGACGTGTGCGAGCTGGTGGGCGGGGAGGTCGTCAACATGGATTCGATGCAGTTGTATCGGGGAATGGATATCGGCACGGCGAAGGTGCCGGTTGAGGAGCGACGCGGTATCGCCCACCACCTGTTGGATATCTGGGATGTGACTCAGGAGGCATCGGTGCAGCGTTACCAGTATGTCGCCGAAGAAACTATTAATGAGCTTCGTGGTCGCGGTGTCCGTCCTGTTCTGGTCGGTGGGTCGATGATGTACTACCAGAGCCTTGTCGACGCATGGAGGTTTCCTCCCACCGATGCCGCTGTCCGCTCACGGTGGGAGAAGCGGGGCGAAGAGATCGGAGTGCAGGCTCTGCACGCGGAGCTCGCCCAACAGGATCCCGAGGCGGCCCGCATTATTGAGCAAAACGATCTCCGGCGCACTGTCCGCGCTCTCGAGGTCATCGAGCTTACGGGGCGTCCGTACGCCGCAAGCATGCCGACGAGGCGCGCAACGCCCCGGTGGGGCATGCGGGTCGTTGGTCTCGCAACGGAGACGGAGTGGCTCAATCCGCGCATCGAGAAACGATCCCGGCAGATGTTTGCCACTGGGCTGGTAGAGGAGACACGCAGCCTCGTTGAGCAGGGGCTCACACGTGAGTCGACGGCAGGTCGCGCCATCGGTTACGCGCAGGTGCTGGATATGGATGCGGGCCTGTTGTCACCCGATGAAGCGGTGGAGCGCACCATCACGGGAACACGGCGGTATGTGCGCAGGCAGCGCAGCTGGTTTAAGCGCGATCCGCGGATTACGTGGTTTCCCGCGCAGACGGTGGATGCCGAGCGTGTGTGCGAGGCTCTACACTTGGGTGCATGA
- a CDS encoding HNH endonuclease signature motif containing protein — protein METFRGDYLRLYADSMNTILGVYQGWSVAKLVRGGADPAHARVIKKLSGIYFGTTSATVKQERCRARSSANHHTLESLREIERHVAKLKNKNNAWQLRIGLLQQPADQAAIGHRAKELLAAINGTGAENPKKAVSTRRVKNSTMKDLCVRTSSHLVTQAINAAKAYAEKEHLDLADAICQLILGNATGKVATVTPAVIVPLNPDVLGVTPAERAHAVLSLTDGSVMQVKDFTQVQITAFGLALTVNHITGEDLGLFRLDPEDPDARFADAYQRQVLRLINPVCVADGCGVGADYCQPHHVVAFKHGGKTTTSNLTMLCPYDNGRNDDDRDRPLHGHVEKIGGLDMWVPAFGGNPKLNMHPCAQGGAIRLARKMATLNS, from the coding sequence ATGGAAACATTTCGGGGGGATTATTTACGCCTCTACGCTGATTCAATGAACACCATCCTTGGGGTGTACCAAGGCTGGTCTGTTGCAAAACTTGTTCGCGGTGGTGCCGACCCGGCACACGCCCGGGTGATTAAGAAACTATCCGGCATCTACTTCGGCACCACCAGCGCCACCGTCAAACAAGAACGCTGCCGGGCGCGGTCTAGTGCTAACCACCACACACTGGAATCACTGCGGGAAATCGAACGCCACGTAGCCAAACTGAAAAACAAAAACAACGCCTGGCAGCTCCGCATCGGCCTTTTGCAGCAACCCGCCGACCAGGCGGCAATAGGCCACCGCGCCAAAGAACTGTTGGCCGCGATCAATGGCACGGGGGCGGAGAACCCGAAGAAGGCGGTGTCGACGAGGCGGGTGAAAAACTCCACCATGAAGGACCTGTGCGTACGCACCTCCAGCCACCTGGTCACCCAGGCTATAAACGCCGCCAAAGCCTACGCCGAAAAGGAACACCTCGACCTGGCAGACGCCATCTGCCAGTTGATTCTGGGCAATGCCACCGGCAAAGTCGCAACCGTTACCCCCGCTGTCATCGTGCCGCTTAACCCCGACGTGTTGGGGGTGACCCCCGCAGAACGCGCACACGCCGTCTTATCGCTTACCGACGGGTCGGTGATGCAAGTCAAAGACTTCACCCAAGTCCAAATCACCGCCTTCGGTTTAGCCCTGACTGTCAACCACATCACCGGTGAAGACCTGGGGTTGTTCCGCCTGGATCCAGAGGATCCGGATGCCCGGTTTGCTGATGCGTATCAGCGTCAGGTGCTCCGGCTTATTAACCCGGTGTGTGTGGCCGATGGGTGCGGGGTCGGTGCAGATTATTGCCAGCCGCACCATGTGGTGGCTTTTAAACACGGTGGGAAAACAACAACCTCCAACCTGACGATGCTGTGCCCGTATGACAATGGGCGAAACGATGATGATCGGGACCGTCCCCTGCATGGGCATGTGGAGAAAATTGGTGGGTTGGACATGTGGGTGCCCGCCTTCGGCGGCAACCCCAAACTCAACATGCACCCCTGCGCCCAAGGCGGCGCCATCCGCCTAGCACGAAAAATGGCCACACTAAACAGCTAA
- a CDS encoding HPr family phosphocarrier protein, which produces MASKTVKVGSSVGLHARPATIIAEAASNYDEDIELLIVGADEDDEADAASSLSIMAMGAEHGDEVTVTSDNAEAVEAIAALIEKDLDAE; this is translated from the coding sequence ATGGCTTCTAAGACTGTTAAGGTCGGTTCCTCCGTCGGACTTCACGCTCGCCCGGCTACCATCATCGCCGAGGCTGCCAGCAACTACGACGAGGACATCGAGCTCCTCATTGTCGGCGCTGACGAGGACGACGAGGCCGACGCTGCCTCCAGTCTCTCCATCATGGCTATGGGCGCTGAGCACGGCGACGAGGTTACTGTGACCTCCGACAACGCCGAGGCTGTTGAGGCCATCGCCGCTCTCATCGAGAAGGATCTCGATGCCGAGTAA
- a CDS encoding DUF349 domain-containing protein, with translation MTTQNLNPNDPRTADATAPAPRPTPKPGPRPKPRPAPSRKPVATLTSTASFALVGAPTIPVASTNPGAYGRADDNGTIFRTTAVGEVEVGSWQAGDPTQGLVHFAQRFDDLRTEVLVLGNRLEAHPEEASTIANQARAIADRLPSEQVVGDLDAVSSYLDFLITATESAHAEAKKAKEERSEKAIARKEELIAEAESIAADSTEWKAAGDRLKAILEEWKTIRGIDRKTDDALWKRYARARDSFRRRRGSHFAELDRNRAAAKKIKEELVERAEALQDSTDWGETAGKYRELMKEWKAAGRAPRDADNKLWARFRAAQDVFFGNRDSVTRERDQEFEANATAKQTLIDEYDPLIQPDKDLAGAREKLHELQDKWEEIGYVPRNRIREFEQKIAALESRVSNAADDQWRRTDPAAQARADQFSRKVEELNQQAAAAEAKGKTAKAEELRAQAAQWQEWADTASHAVEDR, from the coding sequence ATGACGACGCAGAACCTCAATCCCAACGACCCCCGGACCGCAGATGCCACCGCGCCCGCACCGCGTCCCACCCCGAAGCCCGGCCCACGGCCGAAACCCCGCCCCGCGCCCTCGCGTAAACCGGTAGCAACTCTTACGTCCACAGCCTCGTTCGCCCTCGTCGGTGCCCCCACCATTCCGGTCGCCTCCACAAACCCCGGTGCCTACGGTCGCGCCGACGACAACGGCACTATCTTCCGTACCACCGCCGTCGGAGAGGTCGAAGTGGGCTCCTGGCAAGCCGGCGATCCGACCCAGGGACTCGTCCACTTCGCGCAACGATTCGACGACCTGCGCACCGAGGTTCTCGTCCTAGGAAACCGCCTCGAAGCGCACCCCGAAGAGGCCTCCACCATCGCTAACCAAGCACGCGCCATCGCGGACCGGCTGCCCAGCGAGCAGGTCGTAGGCGACCTCGACGCCGTCAGCTCCTACCTCGATTTCCTCATCACAGCCACTGAATCCGCACACGCGGAAGCGAAAAAGGCTAAGGAAGAACGTTCAGAGAAGGCCATCGCCCGCAAAGAAGAGCTCATTGCCGAGGCCGAATCCATCGCCGCCGACTCCACCGAGTGGAAGGCCGCCGGCGACCGACTCAAGGCCATCCTCGAGGAATGGAAGACGATCCGCGGAATCGACCGCAAAACCGACGACGCTCTATGGAAGCGTTACGCCCGCGCTCGCGACTCCTTCCGTCGCCGTCGCGGAAGCCACTTCGCTGAGCTCGACCGCAACCGTGCAGCTGCCAAGAAAATCAAGGAAGAACTCGTCGAACGCGCCGAGGCGCTGCAGGATTCCACTGATTGGGGCGAAACTGCAGGCAAATACCGCGAATTGATGAAGGAATGGAAGGCCGCCGGTCGCGCGCCTCGCGATGCCGACAATAAGCTCTGGGCCCGCTTCCGCGCCGCCCAAGATGTCTTCTTTGGAAACCGCGATTCCGTCACCCGCGAACGCGACCAGGAATTCGAGGCCAACGCTACCGCCAAGCAGACGCTCATCGACGAATACGATCCGCTGATCCAACCCGACAAGGATCTCGCCGGTGCACGCGAAAAACTCCACGAGCTACAAGACAAGTGGGAAGAAATCGGTTACGTCCCGCGCAACCGCATCCGCGAATTTGAGCAGAAGATTGCCGCCCTTGAATCCCGCGTGTCCAACGCCGCCGACGATCAGTGGCGACGCACCGACCCTGCCGCTCAGGCCCGCGCTGACCAGTTCTCGCGAAAGGTTGAAGAGCTGAACCAGCAGGCTGCCGCCGCCGAGGCCAAGGGCAAGACTGCCAAGGCTGAGGAACTGCGCGCCCAGGCAGCCCAGTGGCAGGAATGGGCCGACACAGCAAGCCACGCCGTCGAAGACCGCTAA